The following are from one region of the Paraglaciecola sp. L1A13 genome:
- the kdsA gene encoding 3-deoxy-8-phosphooctulonate synthase has translation MNNLHAISIGDIQVANNKPFVLFGGMNVLESRDMAMRIAEHYKEITSKLGIPYVFKASFDKANRSSVNSYRGPGMEKGLEIFAEIKAAFDVPLITDVHEVAQAAPVAEVVDVIQLPAFLARQTDLVVAMAKTNAIINVKKPQFLAPHEMRHIINKFMEAGNDKIILCERGSSFGYNNLVVDMLGMDEMKQYAPVIFDATHALQKPGGRTDSADGRRAQAAQLARSGMALGLAGLFIEAHPNPNEAKCDGPCALSLDKLEPYLQQMLALDELVKGFAPLDTSAN, from the coding sequence ATGAACAACTTACATGCTATTTCAATTGGTGATATTCAAGTAGCCAACAATAAACCATTCGTACTTTTTGGTGGAATGAATGTATTAGAATCCCGTGATATGGCTATGCGCATCGCAGAGCATTATAAAGAAATTACCAGTAAACTTGGCATCCCTTACGTTTTCAAAGCATCATTTGATAAAGCAAATCGCTCATCTGTGAACTCTTATCGGGGACCGGGCATGGAAAAAGGCCTAGAGATTTTTGCTGAAATTAAAGCGGCTTTCGATGTCCCCCTGATTACAGATGTGCACGAAGTTGCTCAAGCCGCTCCAGTAGCGGAAGTTGTCGATGTGATCCAATTACCGGCCTTTTTAGCACGTCAAACAGATCTTGTCGTGGCAATGGCGAAAACCAACGCCATCATCAATGTCAAAAAACCACAGTTTTTGGCGCCTCACGAAATGCGCCACATCATTAATAAATTCATGGAAGCAGGTAACGACAAAATCATCCTGTGTGAACGAGGTTCAAGCTTTGGTTATAACAATTTAGTAGTCGACATGCTGGGAATGGACGAAATGAAGCAATATGCTCCCGTGATATTCGATGCCACGCATGCATTGCAAAAGCCTGGTGGAAGAACAGATTCTGCTGATGGACGACGTGCACAAGCTGCACAGTTAGCGCGAAGTGGAATGGCACTTGGTCTAGCGGGTTTATTTATTGAGGCGCATCCTAACCCAAATGAAGCAAAGTGTGATGGACCCTGTGCCTTGTCCTTGGACAAACTAGAACCTTATTTACAGCAGATGCTTGCGTTAGATGAGTTAGTGAAGGGGTTCGCACCACTGGATACCAGTGCAAATTAG
- a CDS encoding transcriptional regulator GcvA, translated as MSRRLPPLNALKAFEAAARHLSFTRAADELFVTQAAVSHQIKSLEEFLSMKLFMRKNRSLLLTEEGQSYYLDLKDIFQAMHEATQRLLARGEKGAITVALPPSFAIQWLVPRLNQFSQSNPDIDIRIKAVDFDEGFLTDDVDVAIYYGRGKWPNVYAQKLHTEYLTPVCSPLLFQGQKPLDKLEDLRHHLLLHDSSREAWKNWIKHFKIPGINVNQGAIFSHSMLVLQAAALGQGIALGHSVLARPEIESGRLVCPFDERLIATNAYYAVCHQSQADLGKIVAFFQWLQSQVQDEQEDDDFNQ; from the coding sequence ATGAGTCGCAGATTACCTCCTCTTAATGCGTTGAAAGCGTTTGAAGCCGCTGCGCGTCATTTGAGCTTTACACGAGCTGCAGATGAATTATTTGTTACTCAAGCCGCGGTGAGCCACCAAATAAAATCGCTAGAAGAATTTTTATCAATGAAATTGTTTATGCGTAAAAACCGCTCTTTGTTGCTTACTGAAGAAGGACAGAGTTATTACCTCGATTTAAAAGATATTTTTCAAGCGATGCATGAAGCAACGCAGCGGCTGCTAGCCAGAGGTGAAAAAGGGGCTATTACCGTTGCTTTACCTCCCAGCTTTGCTATTCAATGGTTAGTGCCGCGTTTGAATCAGTTCAGTCAATCAAACCCTGATATTGATATACGAATAAAAGCAGTGGACTTCGATGAAGGCTTTTTAACAGACGATGTTGATGTTGCTATTTATTATGGTCGCGGGAAGTGGCCCAATGTATATGCGCAAAAACTGCATACTGAATATTTAACACCTGTTTGTTCACCGTTGTTATTTCAAGGTCAAAAACCTTTAGATAAGCTAGAGGATTTGCGTCATCATTTATTGCTCCATGACTCGTCACGAGAGGCTTGGAAGAATTGGATTAAACACTTTAAGATCCCAGGCATCAATGTTAACCAAGGCGCGATTTTTAGCCATTCCATGTTAGTTCTACAAGCTGCAGCTTTAGGTCAGGGGATTGCGCTTGGTCATAGTGTGCTTGCACGCCCAGAAATAGAGTCAGGTCGTTTGGTCTGTCCTTTTGATGAACGCTTGATTGCGACAAACGCGTATTATGCGGTTTGCCACCAATCACAGGCCGATTTGGGTAAAATAGTGGCTTTCTTTCAATGGTTGCAAAGCCAAGTGCAAGATGAGCAGGAAGACGATGACTTTAATCAATAA
- a CDS encoding alpha/beta family hydrolase, with translation MTLINKAQEPIAQLVLAHGAGANMNSDFMALVAALFSQRQISVIRFDFEYMQKSAALNRRQPPDRMPKLLSYFSHVLEGLESSLPLFIGGKSMGGRVATMLLEESSAIAAVCLGYPFHPPGKLDKLRTEHLYSLHKPLLVVQGSRDTFGTQEEVTDYGLPENIETIFMADGDHSFKPRKKSGFTQEQHIISAIDASAEFIRQQLVMQKLQS, from the coding sequence ATGACTTTAATCAATAAAGCCCAAGAGCCTATAGCGCAATTGGTGTTAGCGCACGGCGCTGGCGCTAACATGAACAGTGATTTTATGGCCTTAGTCGCGGCGTTATTTTCACAGCGGCAAATATCTGTTATCCGTTTTGATTTTGAATATATGCAAAAATCGGCTGCATTAAATAGGCGACAACCTCCCGATAGAATGCCAAAATTGCTGTCTTACTTCAGTCATGTTCTTGAGGGGCTCGAATCGTCTTTGCCACTTTTCATTGGTGGTAAGTCCATGGGTGGGCGAGTGGCCACCATGTTACTTGAAGAGTCTAGCGCCATTGCAGCTGTCTGTTTGGGCTACCCGTTTCATCCGCCCGGTAAACTGGATAAATTGCGCACAGAGCATCTATATTCATTGCACAAGCCATTGCTGGTCGTACAGGGCAGTCGTGACACCTTTGGTACACAAGAGGAAGTGACTGACTATGGACTTCCTGAAAACATTGAAACTATTTTTATGGCGGATGGAGATCATAGCTTTAAACCGCGAAAAAAATCTGGATTTACGCAAGAGCAACACATTATTAGTGCAATCGATGCCAGCGCTGAATTTATTCGTCAACAACTGGTGATGCAAAAGTTACAGTCATAA
- a CDS encoding DUF423 domain-containing protein, giving the protein MKIYLVIGAFSAMLAVILGAFAAHGLKNQLSDNLLGVFQTGVQYQMYHSLGLILLVLVAQIMPSPQLAWSAAFMTTGILLFSGSLYLLAITGIKWFGPITPIGGLCFIIAWAIFIFTAVKGLK; this is encoded by the coding sequence ATGAAGATTTATTTAGTCATTGGTGCGTTTAGTGCCATGCTAGCGGTTATATTGGGAGCGTTCGCAGCCCATGGCCTTAAAAATCAGTTATCCGATAACCTACTTGGTGTATTCCAAACTGGTGTGCAATATCAGATGTACCATAGCCTAGGTTTAATTTTGTTGGTTTTGGTTGCGCAGATTATGCCTAGTCCTCAACTTGCATGGTCGGCAGCATTCATGACCACGGGGATCTTGTTATTCAGCGGTAGTCTATATCTATTGGCCATTACCGGTATTAAATGGTTTGGTCCAATTACGCCAATCGGTGGTCTGTGCTTTATTATTGCATGGGCCATATTCATATTTACAGCAGTTAAAGGGTTAAAATAA
- the rlmM gene encoding 23S rRNA (cytidine(2498)-2'-O)-methyltransferase RlmM — MAGLALYCRTGFEKDLANEVIEKSAALNVFGYPELKVNSGLVLFHCYQAEEADKLVKSLALTSLIFARQIFAFSERCEALDTNDRIGPILDACIEFPQCGELRVEHADSTDGREISKFCRKISVPLRQTLRAKGILTPLEHNKLPVCHVYFQDSTTAIVGYSYPQNNSPYPLGILRLKFPNEAPSRSTLKLDEAFHLFIPKKEHGKRLSGGLHAVDLGACPGGWTYQLVKRGMFVEAVDNGAMDEALMATGQVRYCPEDGFKFQPRRNNVYWLVCDMIEQPQRVAKLIATWVATKRCQESIFNLKLPMKKRYESVQEALAIIDQCIEQHHAGPYDLSVKHLYHDREEVTVHLRLKP; from the coding sequence ATGGCGGGTTTAGCATTATATTGTCGTACAGGCTTTGAGAAAGACTTAGCGAATGAAGTAATTGAAAAGAGTGCCGCCCTCAACGTTTTTGGCTATCCAGAGCTAAAGGTCAATAGCGGCTTAGTGCTATTTCATTGTTATCAAGCAGAAGAAGCAGATAAGTTAGTTAAATCGTTGGCGTTGACTAGTTTGATCTTCGCGCGTCAGATATTTGCATTCAGCGAGCGGTGTGAAGCGTTAGATACGAACGACCGTATAGGCCCTATTCTTGACGCTTGTATTGAATTTCCCCAATGTGGAGAATTACGAGTAGAACATGCAGACAGTACAGATGGCCGAGAAATATCAAAATTCTGCCGTAAGATAAGTGTACCACTTAGGCAAACGTTACGTGCAAAAGGTATTTTAACACCACTAGAACACAATAAACTTCCCGTATGTCATGTTTATTTTCAGGATAGTACTACCGCTATCGTGGGTTATTCGTATCCACAAAATAACTCGCCTTATCCATTAGGCATTCTACGTCTTAAGTTCCCAAATGAAGCTCCTAGTCGTTCAACGCTAAAGTTAGACGAGGCATTTCATTTATTTATCCCTAAAAAAGAGCATGGAAAGCGTTTATCTGGCGGATTACATGCGGTTGATTTAGGCGCTTGTCCGGGCGGGTGGACTTATCAGTTGGTTAAACGAGGAATGTTTGTTGAAGCGGTGGACAATGGCGCAATGGATGAAGCATTAATGGCCACGGGACAAGTGCGGTATTGTCCTGAAGATGGCTTTAAATTCCAACCTCGTCGTAATAATGTGTACTGGTTAGTCTGCGACATGATTGAGCAGCCTCAACGGGTGGCAAAATTAATCGCGACTTGGGTCGCAACTAAACGTTGCCAAGAAAGTATATTCAATCTTAAGCTACCGATGAAAAAACGCTATGAATCAGTACAAGAAGCCTTGGCGATAATCGACCAATGTATTGAACAACATCATGCTGGGCCTTATGATTTAAGTGTGAAACATTTATACCATGACCGAGAAGAAGTGACCGTTCATCTAAGATTAAAGCCTTAA
- a CDS encoding Negative modulator of initiation of replication: MKNIEIEDDLYAYIASQTQHIGETASDILRRIVMPENGIQKPTLKTAVSVPTAPSGNVFTQVTTEQLLEYPKMVERFLKILSVLESIHGAQFDEVLTLSGRNRVYFAKDKDTLLQASSVTNPKQIGESEFWVMTNNNTAKKASLIKEVAEVLGYSSNDAQRLAVLFAPELYED; this comes from the coding sequence ATGAAGAACATTGAAATAGAAGATGATTTATACGCTTATATAGCGTCACAGACTCAACATATAGGTGAGACGGCATCAGATATATTACGTCGTATCGTCATGCCAGAAAATGGTATACAAAAACCAACGTTAAAAACTGCGGTCAGTGTGCCCACGGCGCCTAGCGGAAACGTTTTTACTCAGGTTACCACTGAACAATTGCTTGAATACCCTAAAATGGTAGAACGTTTTTTGAAAATTTTATCGGTACTTGAAAGCATCCACGGTGCCCAATTCGATGAAGTACTCACGCTAAGTGGCAGAAATAGAGTGTACTTTGCTAAAGACAAAGACACCTTGTTACAAGCCAGCAGTGTGACAAACCCAAAACAGATAGGCGAATCTGAATTTTGGGTCATGACCAACAACAATACGGCTAAAAAAGCATCGCTTATTAAAGAAGTCGCTGAAGTATTAGGCTACAGCTCTAATGATGCTCAACGTTTAGCCGTGTTATTCGCCCCGGAATTATATGAAGACTAA
- the pgm gene encoding phosphoglucomutase (alpha-D-glucose-1,6-bisphosphate-dependent): MAIHSEAGKPASQEQLVNVAQLISAYYSNKPDKSDVSQAVTFGTSGHRGSSFKSTFTDTHIAAISQALAEYRQANNINGPMYVGMDTHALSEAAFTTAIEVLAANEVKLVVQLDRGYTPTPVISHAILGYNEGKTSGLSDGVVITPSHNPPEDGGFKYNPPHGGPADSDVTNLIQARANELIQADLQGVKRMSYQVAYDTGLVQEVDFSDDYIAQLDQVIDMEAIAKAGLKLGTDPLGGAGLYYWDKISKRYGLNIEVVNLKVDQQFGFMHRDKDGKLRMDCSSPYAMAGLIDLKDRFDLAFGNDPDFDRHGIVTKTAGLMNPNHYLAVAIEYLYSHRKDWPAGLKVGKTLVSSSMIDRVAQDGGLTVAEMPVGFKWFVQGMLNSEFGFAGEESAGGIFLRRNGKPWATDKDGIILCLLAAEILAVTGKDPSEHYQTLTEKFGSPLYTRIDVPATHAQKQALSKADKNAITSTELAGEPIVSIQTHASGNNAAIGGVKVATENGWFAARPSGTEEIYKIYAESFNGEKHLQLLIDEAQKLVARIFANVT, from the coding sequence ATGGCTATTCACTCAGAAGCAGGTAAACCAGCATCACAAGAACAACTCGTAAACGTTGCTCAATTAATTAGTGCCTATTACAGCAATAAACCTGACAAAAGTGACGTGAGCCAAGCGGTTACTTTTGGTACATCTGGACATCGCGGAAGTTCTTTTAAAAGTACTTTCACTGATACCCATATTGCAGCAATTAGCCAAGCATTAGCAGAATACCGTCAAGCCAATAATATCAATGGTCCGATGTATGTGGGCATGGATACACACGCACTTTCAGAAGCCGCATTTACGACCGCAATCGAAGTGCTGGCTGCTAATGAGGTCAAGTTAGTTGTTCAATTAGACCGAGGCTATACACCTACCCCTGTGATCAGCCATGCAATTCTTGGGTATAACGAAGGTAAAACGTCAGGTTTGTCTGATGGCGTTGTGATTACACCTTCGCATAATCCACCGGAAGACGGAGGTTTCAAATATAATCCTCCTCATGGCGGTCCTGCCGACAGTGATGTTACGAATCTTATCCAAGCAAGAGCAAACGAGTTGATTCAAGCTGATTTACAAGGTGTGAAACGCATGTCATATCAAGTGGCGTACGACACTGGCTTAGTTCAAGAAGTCGACTTCTCTGATGATTATATAGCGCAACTTGATCAAGTCATTGACATGGAAGCCATTGCCAAGGCTGGTTTAAAGCTTGGAACTGATCCACTAGGTGGTGCAGGTCTTTATTATTGGGATAAAATATCCAAGCGATATGGCCTTAATATTGAAGTGGTTAATCTTAAAGTTGATCAACAATTCGGGTTTATGCACCGTGATAAAGATGGCAAGTTACGCATGGACTGCTCTTCACCTTATGCTATGGCGGGGTTAATTGATCTAAAAGACCGATTCGATTTAGCGTTTGGTAATGATCCCGACTTTGATCGTCACGGTATCGTGACCAAAACAGCCGGTTTGATGAATCCTAACCATTATCTTGCTGTGGCAATTGAGTATTTATATTCTCATCGAAAAGATTGGCCTGCTGGCTTAAAGGTAGGAAAAACCCTTGTTTCTAGCAGTATGATTGACCGTGTTGCACAAGATGGAGGGTTAACTGTTGCTGAGATGCCGGTAGGATTTAAGTGGTTTGTTCAAGGAATGCTCAACAGCGAATTTGGCTTTGCTGGTGAAGAAAGCGCCGGTGGCATATTTTTACGACGCAACGGCAAGCCGTGGGCGACAGATAAAGACGGTATCATTCTGTGTTTGTTAGCGGCAGAGATATTGGCTGTTACGGGTAAAGATCCAAGCGAACATTATCAAACACTTACTGAAAAATTTGGTTCACCTTTGTACACGCGTATCGATGTGCCAGCAACTCATGCTCAAAAACAAGCACTGAGTAAAGCAGACAAAAATGCGATTACGTCAACCGAGTTAGCAGGGGAGCCTATTGTTTCTATACAGACACACGCGTCTGGAAACAACGCTGCGATTGGTGGCGTTAAAGTTGCTACTGAGAATGGTTGGTTTGCTGCTCGTCCTTCAGGAACCGAAGAAATATATAAAATTTACGCAGAGAGCTTTAATGGTGAAAAGCACTTACAACTTTTGATCGATGAAGCACAAAAACTTGTGGCGCGTATATTTGCAAACGTTACGTGA
- a CDS encoding glycogen/starch/alpha-glucan phosphorylase, translating into MTVKPVKRTPKKAAASPAGLNKNELKAAIVKHLHCSLGTDENKANNHAWWKATCASVQEHVLEGLRKTQKSHYMNDTRAVHYFSAEFLMGRLTSNNLHNLGLFEPTEKALNELGVNLTDIMEEEQDMALGNGGLGRLAACFIDSLATLDLPAVGYGLHYEHGLFRQEIQNGEQIERPDSWRDYGNPWEICRPESIQDIPLFGYVETKYGENGRINKEWHPGLIVKGLPWDIPVVGYGGKTVNVLRLWQSQASDYFNWDVFNAGGYVDAQKENVQAETISKVLYPNDETEVGKELRLIQQYFFSACSLKDIIRRYKRAHGDDWSRFSEQVVIQLNDTHPAVAIPELMRILIDRAELDWEYAWSICSKTFAYTNHTLLPEALEKWPARMFEKILPRHLEIIYEINHRFMDEVDAVWPGNNAIKQKLSIIEEGNEKMVRMGNLSVIGSFAVNGVAEIHSELVKKDLFPEFNKMWPGKLTNVTNGITPRRWLKACNPALSHLIDGKIGQDWPLHLDKLQDLAKFADDAKFQKQFMNIKHDNKVKLTQEVLKLTGIEIDPSAIFDIQIKRLHEYKRQHLNLLHIMALYRRLLANPNYDIHPRVFLFGAKAAPGYKLAKDIIFAINKVADKINNDHRVNHKLKVVFLPNYRVSLAEKMIPAADISEQISTAGKEASGTGNMKLSLNGALTVGTLDGANIEIAEEVGDENIFIFGLTVNEIEALELKGYNPFDYYDNNSELKAVLDWLDSDYFTPGKPGALSSLKRSMLEGGDPYKVLADFASYSDAQALADKAYKDKDRWAKMAILNTARMGKFTSDRSIKDYVERIWKLTPCQVE; encoded by the coding sequence ATGACCGTAAAACCTGTGAAGCGCACCCCCAAGAAAGCTGCGGCAAGTCCCGCAGGGCTCAATAAAAACGAACTGAAGGCGGCTATCGTCAAGCATTTACATTGTTCTTTGGGTACAGACGAAAACAAAGCGAATAATCATGCATGGTGGAAGGCTACCTGTGCTTCTGTGCAAGAACATGTGCTCGAAGGGCTGCGTAAAACACAAAAATCTCATTATATGAATGATACTCGTGCCGTTCATTATTTTTCAGCTGAATTTTTAATGGGTCGGTTAACCTCGAACAACTTACATAATTTAGGCCTTTTTGAACCGACTGAAAAAGCATTAAATGAATTAGGCGTAAACCTAACGGACATTATGGAAGAAGAGCAAGATATGGCCTTGGGCAACGGCGGCTTGGGACGTCTTGCCGCATGTTTTATAGACTCACTTGCTACCCTAGATTTGCCTGCTGTCGGTTACGGTTTGCATTACGAGCATGGTTTGTTTCGTCAAGAAATACAAAATGGTGAACAAATAGAACGTCCGGACAGCTGGCGTGATTACGGAAATCCTTGGGAGATTTGCCGTCCTGAATCTATTCAAGACATTCCGTTATTTGGATATGTTGAAACAAAATACGGTGAAAATGGCCGTATAAATAAAGAATGGCACCCAGGACTTATCGTAAAAGGCTTACCGTGGGATATTCCGGTAGTAGGGTACGGCGGTAAGACGGTAAACGTTTTGCGTTTATGGCAAAGCCAAGCATCAGATTATTTTAACTGGGATGTGTTTAATGCAGGGGGGTATGTTGATGCCCAAAAAGAAAATGTTCAAGCCGAAACGATCTCAAAAGTATTGTATCCCAATGATGAAACGGAAGTCGGTAAAGAGCTACGCCTTATTCAACAATACTTTTTCAGCGCATGTTCACTAAAGGATATCATTCGTCGTTATAAACGTGCTCATGGTGATGATTGGAGTCGTTTTTCAGAGCAAGTTGTTATCCAGCTTAACGACACACATCCTGCCGTAGCCATCCCGGAACTTATGCGTATATTGATCGATCGAGCGGAGCTTGATTGGGAATATGCCTGGAGTATTTGTAGCAAAACATTTGCTTATACCAACCATACTTTACTGCCTGAGGCATTAGAGAAATGGCCTGCTCGTATGTTTGAAAAAATATTGCCACGCCATTTAGAAATCATTTATGAAATCAATCATAGGTTTATGGATGAAGTAGATGCTGTATGGCCGGGTAATAATGCTATTAAACAGAAGTTGTCCATTATCGAAGAGGGTAATGAAAAAATGGTCCGCATGGGTAACTTATCGGTTATTGGGTCCTTTGCGGTCAATGGCGTAGCAGAAATCCACTCTGAATTAGTGAAAAAAGATCTCTTCCCAGAGTTTAACAAAATGTGGCCTGGTAAATTGACCAACGTAACAAACGGAATTACTCCACGTCGCTGGTTAAAGGCTTGTAATCCTGCGTTGTCTCACTTGATTGATGGGAAAATCGGCCAAGATTGGCCATTACATCTAGATAAGTTACAAGATCTGGCTAAGTTTGCCGATGATGCTAAATTTCAAAAACAGTTTATGAATATTAAGCACGACAACAAGGTAAAACTGACGCAAGAAGTGCTTAAGCTAACAGGGATAGAAATTGATCCAAGCGCAATATTTGATATTCAAATTAAGCGATTACATGAATACAAGCGTCAACATTTAAACCTTTTGCATATCATGGCCTTGTACCGTCGCTTATTAGCCAACCCTAACTATGACATACATCCAAGGGTATTTTTGTTTGGTGCTAAAGCAGCGCCCGGCTATAAATTGGCTAAGGACATTATATTTGCGATCAACAAAGTAGCAGACAAGATAAACAATGACCATCGCGTTAATCATAAATTAAAGGTTGTTTTCCTACCAAATTATCGTGTGAGTTTAGCTGAGAAAATGATACCCGCAGCGGACATTTCTGAGCAAATATCGACAGCAGGTAAAGAGGCCTCAGGCACAGGTAACATGAAGTTATCTTTAAATGGAGCGCTAACCGTTGGCACGTTAGATGGTGCGAATATTGAAATTGCTGAGGAAGTAGGCGACGAGAACATCTTTATATTTGGCCTGACAGTCAATGAAATAGAAGCGCTTGAACTAAAGGGCTACAACCCGTTTGACTATTACGACAACAATAGTGAACTCAAAGCGGTTCTTGATTGGTTAGACAGTGACTACTTTACCCCGGGCAAGCCTGGTGCTTTGTCTTCATTAAAGCGCAGTATGCTAGAAGGTGGTGACCCTTATAAGGTACTGGCGGATTTCGCTTCATACAGCGACGCCCAAGCGCTTGCTGATAAAGCCTATAAAGACAAAGACAGATGGGCGAAGATGGCTATTTTAAATACGGCGCGTATGGGTAAATTTACCTCTGACCGTTCTATTAAGGATTATGTAGAACGTATCTGGAAACTTACACCCTGCCAAGTGGAATAG
- a CDS encoding bifunctional diguanylate cyclase/phosphodiesterase has product MIPVHDSLRTLPNRHVFLKQIDEMLKSHPHHSMLLIDVVRFSDVSSSFGYELGDELLLNIANRISYLFAGHDAHLGRISGDIFGLVIPGKFSQVQLQRFYIHLIEHFKTPIAVGDHSFIADFNVGGVSNEESEIAASQFFTRVEAALKQAKQNRYDNFCYMSLIDKPDNSRSITLKADLKRALAQEELEIYYQPKVNLRTLQITGAECLLRWNHPLDGILFPGALIEAAESYNMMNEMGYWVLEAAFKGAKHLCDLNIHLKLSVNMSPTQLYDPNFVDQLAEFARIYEVDLRRIEIELTEDVALSNSFVVTSQLTQIRALGVSVAIDDFGKGYSNLAYMRNIELDTIKIDKTFVMELAESPINRAVIEASKLIATAAKCEVVAEGIENIHQLHILREIGIVEGQGFLFSRAVPLEDFITLTHQDFMVGNSHVRSVDSAKSVSHFN; this is encoded by the coding sequence ATGATACCAGTCCATGATTCGTTACGAACGTTACCTAATCGTCATGTGTTCTTAAAACAAATTGACGAAATGCTTAAGAGCCATCCTCATCACTCTATGCTGTTAATTGATGTGGTACGCTTTTCCGACGTCAGTAGTAGTTTTGGTTATGAACTCGGTGACGAATTGCTGCTCAATATAGCTAACCGTATAAGTTATTTGTTCGCTGGTCATGATGCGCATCTAGGGCGTATCAGTGGCGATATTTTTGGTTTGGTAATACCCGGTAAGTTTAGCCAGGTGCAGTTACAGCGTTTCTATATTCATCTTATCGAACATTTCAAGACGCCAATCGCAGTGGGTGACCATTCTTTTATTGCAGATTTTAATGTAGGCGGAGTGTCGAATGAAGAGTCTGAAATAGCAGCCAGTCAGTTTTTCACTCGAGTAGAAGCCGCACTTAAACAAGCTAAGCAAAATCGTTACGATAATTTCTGTTATATGAGCTTAATTGATAAGCCAGATAACAGCAGATCAATCACCTTAAAGGCAGACTTAAAACGTGCTTTAGCCCAAGAAGAGCTTGAGATTTATTACCAGCCAAAAGTTAATCTACGTACGTTACAAATTACAGGGGCTGAGTGTTTATTGCGCTGGAATCATCCGCTTGACGGAATTTTGTTTCCAGGCGCATTAATCGAAGCTGCTGAATCATACAATATGATGAACGAAATGGGCTACTGGGTATTAGAGGCTGCATTTAAAGGAGCTAAACACCTTTGCGATCTCAATATACACTTAAAGCTATCCGTTAATATGTCACCGACACAACTTTACGATCCTAACTTTGTCGATCAGTTAGCTGAGTTTGCACGTATATATGAAGTTGACTTGCGCCGGATTGAAATTGAATTAACCGAGGATGTGGCGCTCTCTAATTCCTTTGTGGTGACATCACAACTTACTCAAATCCGCGCACTGGGTGTATCTGTGGCCATAGATGACTTTGGAAAAGGCTATTCCAATCTCGCTTATATGCGCAATATAGAATTGGACACCATAAAAATAGATAAAACGTTTGTTATGGAATTAGCCGAAAGTCCAATTAACCGAGCCGTAATTGAGGCGTCTAAATTGATCGCTACAGCAGCGAAGTGTGAAGTCGTTGCTGAGGGAATTGAAAATATTCATCAACTCCATATATTGCGTGAAATAGGCATTGTGGAAGGGCAAGGCTTTTTATTTTCCCGTGCTGTGCCATTGGAAGACTTTATCACGTTAACCCATCAAGATTTTATGGTCGGTAATTCTCATGTGCGTTCAGTTGATTCTGCTAAGTCAGTAAGTCATTTCAATTAG